The DNA region ACTTACGGACATCTCAGCCCCTGTTTCGTAGCGAACATGTCCTATTTTATGAGAGTTAGTTGGTTGGATAGAAGCCTTAACGGTGGTATTGGAATAAGCACCAATTTGGAATTCTTTATTAGTAAAGGACCCTGAAAGCATTTGCTGACCATTAAAGCTTGTTGTATTAGCGATATTATCAAGCTCTTCCATAAGTCTTAAAATATCACTTTGTAGCGCGTTTCTTGTTGTGGTAGTTTGACCATCTTGTGCGGCTTGAGTAGCTTTTGTTTTGATTGTGTCTAAGATTTTGATTTGTTCATCCATTGCTTTATCGGCTGTTTGAATAATACCAATAGCATCATTAGCGTTTCTTGTGGCTTGACCCAATGCGGCAGCTTGAGAGCGGAGGCTATCGGCAATCGCCATTCCTGAAGCATCATCGGCAGCTTTATTGATTCTTAAACCAGAGCTTAATTTTTCTAGTGATTCTGACATGTTTCTGTTATTTACAAGACCAGAAGTGTGTGCGTTTAGCGCATTAACATTTGTGTATATCCTATAACTCATTATGCATCCTTTGCGAAAAATAAATTCGCAAAATCTAAAGCAATATATGTTCCACTTTTTAATATGGCAAAAAATAATCAGCTAAGTAAAGTTTTGATACAATCTTGCCGATTATAAGGGAAATTAATTTTGCAATGAAAGAAATTTATGGAAATTCAAACACAAGAGATTCTAAATAGGCTTAAAGAAGTCAAAACAAAAGAAAATATTAATGAATGTATGTTGCTAATCCGCGCTTTTGGGCAGGAGTGGCAGAAGCAATTAGAAGATTCTTATAGAGAAGAGATTATCGCTTTATTAAAAGAAAAGATTCTAGAAATTATTGTTTCTAAGGGGGATATTTTAGATAAGTCTATTTTATGGGCTTATGGGCTTTTTGAAGGTAGAAAATCATCTAAAAAAGATGAGAGATTTATGAAGTATTTTGATTTTTGCTCCCCTTATGTGGAAGATAGCAATGCTTCTTATTATGAAAGGCTATTGTTTATTGAGTTTGCGAGTGCGGCTTTGTTGTTTAGTGGGGACAAAGAAGGAGCGGTGAAGTTTTTTTTCTCCAAAGTGATTTATTTGAGTTTGAGAGAAAACTATATGGTAGAGTTAGACCCTTTTACAAGGGAGTTTTTGTATTATTATGAGATTCCAGTGGAATGGATTTTGGAGATTCAAAGAGAGGCTTTAAAATGGGATGATTTCTCTAAGCTTGATGATTTTACTAAAAAGACAATATTTTTGTGGAATATGCATTGTTTTTGGAATGTGAAGCATTATTTTAATCATCTAAAATGGAGGGAGAATTTTCCTGTTTGGCTTGATTGTTTAAAAGGATTGCTAGAACAAGGTAATCTTGATATGGCGATGTATGTGAGTTTTTATATTTATCATAAGTTTGGAAATTCTGCGCAAACTCAAGAGGATTGGCAAGAATATAATGATAAGGTAGTAAAACTTGTAGAGCCTTATTATGTGGAATATGGTAAGAATCTCCCTAAGTGCAAGGCAAGTATAGGGGATAAATCAGAAAAAAAAATTAAGATTGCTCTTATTAAAGATAGGATTGTTGAAAATTCACCTTATAAGGTAGAATATTCGCTTTGCAAGGTTTTAATGCAAAATGAAGAGTTTGCTAAGCAGTATGAATTGGTTGTATATAGTATGAACTATATCCAAAAAAGTGAGGATGGAATCGAGGCTATGCAGAGCTTTGTGCAGGCTGGAGTGCCTGTGGCATGTCCAGCTTATCAGCTAATAAGGCAATATAGTTATTATTACTCGCATTTGCAAAAGGCATTATTAATAAGACAATCTCTTCTAAGTGAAGGGGTGGATATTATTATCATTACAGGCACCATTGATTGTGCAGATTTTTTGCTTGCGACAAGAAGTGCTCCTAAGCAGATTTATTGGAGTCATGGGAATGGTCGGTATGATATTGTGGGGATTGATGAGAGAATAAGTCATGCTATACCGCCAACAACGCCTTATGATTTTAAAAGTTTTTCAGTGCCGATGGATATTGAAAGATTTTATAATCCACCAAGAGATCCAAAGCTCATAGAAGCAGAGAAGGCAAAATATCCTATCACAAAAGACACGGTAGTTTTGGGCGTGATAGGTAGGCTTGTCAAAGTGGATAGCGATGAGTATTTAGAGTGCATTGCAGAGGTTATGAAAAAACACCCCAATACGATTTTTATTGCTGCTGGAAGTGGGAATATGACGGTAATTAGAAATAAAGTTGAAAAGCTTGGAATCTCGGAGCGGTTCTTTATGCCCGGATTCGTAGATCCACATATTTATGGACATATTATTGATATTTTTTGTGATACTTTTCCTATGGGGCAGGGAGAGAGTTTGTATGAGTTTATACATAAAAAAGGAACTTATGTGACTAGGAACTATAATAAAATGGATATTGAAGATGATAAAATGTATAAATTAAAAATGGGCGATAAAGTATTAATTTATTTTGAAAACCTTGAAGCACTTACTCCTAAAGTAGAGAGATATAGTGAATTTATAAAAGGAGATATTATTTTTATTTATAATAAAAAAGATTGTTCTTTAGATGCTGAAGTGCAAAAAAGAGCATTATATTGTGAATTTGGCAATAGAGAGATGTTGCAAATTGGAGATCATTCTTTTAAGGTTGGAAATGATAATAAAATTGAGTTTATCATATCAAATTTAATGAGAGAAAAGAAAAGCATATGGCAAGCTTATTATGCTGAAAATTTAAAATATTATCTTGATATTGTTAATACACTTTCTTGCTATCTTGATAATAGTGGTAGATATGTTGGGTGGTTATGTAGTGGATTTGGTTTTAAGGACTATTATAAAAATTTAGCAGAAATGATAGAGAATAATGAAATTAGAAGCAAGTTGGATGAGTTATGTAAGTTACATAATAAACTGACTTATAACAATCGGGTTAAAATTTGTTATAAAAGTTTTGTAGGGGCTATCAATGCAGATAATTAATATTCCATCTCATTATAATTATATAGCACTATTTTTAACACTTAGTTGTAATCTATCATGTTCTTATTGCATTAATCTCAATGAAAGAGGATCTTCTCGGAATTCTGTGAGTAAAAAGCAAATTAAACCATGTGAATGGGTAGATTTTATTAATCGGATTTGTCTTTTAGATAAAAAGGGAAATCCTAGAGAGGATATCCCATTGACTTTGCAAGGTGGAGAACCCACCATGTATAAAGGTTTTTATGAGGTTGTTAATGGAGTTGATTCGAGATTTAAATTAGATTTGCTGACTAATTTTATGTTTGATGTTGATGAATTTATTCAAAGAGTTCCTGTTGAAAAATTTACTAGGGATGCTAAGTATGCTGCGATTCGTGTGAGTTATCATCCTGGTCAAAATAAGATTGATGATTTGATAATCAAGCATCATAAGATGCGGGATGCGGGATTTTATGTAGGAATTTATTCGGTTGTAACACCGCAAAACGTGGAACATATCAATGAAATAAGGGAAAAATGCAAAAAAGAAGGCATTGATTTTAGAGTTAAAGAGTATTTGGGGTTTGATGGTAAAAGATGGCATGGAACTTATAAATATCAAGATGCTATTTCGCAAAAAATAGAAAAATATTGTGAATGTAAGACAACAGAATTAATAGTAGGACCAAATGGAAAAATATATCGATGCCATTCGGATCTATACGAAAATAGAACTCCTATTGGAGATATTTTAGATTCAGATTTTAAAATCAAGGATATTTATCGACCTTGCTATGTTTATGGGCATTGTAATCCCTGTGATATAAAGGTTAAAACCAATCGATTTCAAGAGTTTGGTCATACATCTGTGGATATGAAGAATATTAGAGATTTGACATCCGATGAGAGAGCGGCATTAAATGGAGGTTATTTTGGAATATGAGTGATATTTTTAGAATCGATTCTCATAAGTTAATTTTTCATCCTACAAGGGTATCGCAATGGCTTGAATCTTATGGTAATTGGGAAAAAGAAAAAGAGATTTATCCTATTTATGTTGAAGTTTCTCCTTATGGTGCATGCAATCATCGTTGCACATTTTGTGGAGTTGATTATATGGGGTATAAAAATATTAAAATCGATTTTGAAATTTATAAGCAAATAATTCGTGAGATAGCTGAGCTTGGGGTTAAAAGTGTAATGTTTGCAGGAGAAGGGGAGCCAATGTTACATAGAGATCTTGATTTAATGATAGAGGCAACAAAAAAAGCTGGAATTGATGTAGCTATTACTACTAATTTTGTTCCTATTAAACTAGATAAAATGCCTAAGATTCTAAAGAATACAACTTGGATTAAAGCTAGCATTAATGCAGGAAATGCAAAAGTTTATTCTCAAATTCATAGAACGAGGGAAAATGATTTTTACAGGGTTCTTAAAAATTTAGAAGAATCAATAAAAATACGGCAAAAGATAGAAAGCTCTTGTACTATTGGAGTGCAAATGTTGCTTTTGCCTCAAAATTACCAAACCGCTATAGAGTTTGCAATTACATTAAGGGATATTGGAGTTGATTATTTGGTAATTAAGCCGTATTCTCAGCATCTTTTTAGTCGAACTAGAGAATATGAAAGTTTAGATTATAGTCAATATTTGTTTTTAGAAAAAAGCCTAAATGAATTAAGTAGTGAAGAGTTTTCTATTATTTTTAGGTCAGACACAATGAAAAAGTTAACTGGAAATAGAAATTTTTATGAAAAATGTTATTCGACTCCATATTTTTGGGGATATATAAGTGCTAATGGAGAGGTTTATGGTTGCAGTTGTTATTTGGGCGATGATCGTTTTTCATATGGAAATATTAATCAGAAGAGTTTTAAGCAAATTTGGCAAAGCATAAAGAGGCAGGAAAATATTCGATTTATACAAAATGATTTAGATATCAAAAAGTGTAGAGTAAATTGCAGAATGGATTCCATTAATCGATATTTATGGGAATTAAAACATTCAAATTCCCATGTAAATTTTATCTAGGATTTATCTAATGAAAAAATTTCTTTTAGATTCTCATAAGTTACATTACCATTTTGAGAGGGTGGCAGAATTTCAGAAAAATGGAGATTGTTATCCTATATATATGGAAGTTTCTCCTGTTGGATTATGCAATCATCGATGTATTTTTTGTGCCTATGATTATATTGATTATCCTAATAGACATTTGGATAAAGACAGATTTTTGAGTTTTTTGGATGAAGTTGCTTTGCTTGGTCTGAAAAGTATTTTGTATGCTGGGGAAGGAGAGCCATTAATTCATAAAAATATTGCAGATTTTGTCAAAAAGACAAAAGAAGTGGGAATTGATTGTGGTATGTTTAGCAATGGAGAACTTTTGAGTGAAAGATTAGCTGAACAATTATTGCCCTACCTTACATTTTTGCGATTTAGTTTTAATGGTGGGGATGCACAAACTTATGCTAAAGTTCATAAACCCTCTAGGAATGTAGGATCTAATATAGGTTCGGGGGGGGGGGCATATCAATTAATGAGTAAGGTATTGCACAATATAGAATATGCTGTTAATTTTAAAAATAAAAACCAATTAAATGTGGATTTGGGTTCGCAATTTGTGCTTTTGCCCGAAAATAAAGATACATTATTATCGGCTATTTCCCATTTAAAAAATGCTGGAGTAGATTTTATTTCCGTTAAACCTTTTGTTTTTCAAAATGAGCAACAAAAATATAGTGAGAGGCAGGGTTTTATTTCTTTTGATGAAATTAAAGATTTGGCTAAAGAAGCTAAAAGCTATGAAGATGATAATTTTAAGGTTATTTTTAGAGAAAATGCTTTTTTAAATAAACAAAATGGGAGAAGCTATTCTCATTGCTATGGATGTAATTTTATAACAACTTTAAATTCTGCTGGAGATTTAGCTACTTGCCTTCCGTATTGGAATAAAGAAGAATTTGTGTATGGCAATATTTACCAAGATTCCTTTTATGAAATTTGGAATGGAGAGAAACGAAAAAAAATTAAATCTTTTTTAGAGCGAGACTTGAATTGTCAAAAGTGTCCAACAAATTGCCGTCCAAATGCAATTAATGAATTTTTAAATGATATTTTTAGCAAAGAAATAAAGCATGTTAATTTTATTTAAAAATATGTTAGGGAGATGTATTGTATGACACAAACAGCAAAAGAGATTCGTAAAACAATTTTGCAAATTGCTAATCGCGCAAAAAGCCCACACATTGGTTCGGCTTTAGGGTGTGTAGATATTTTAAGTGCCTTATATTTTAAAGTTTTGAACTTGCAAGATTATGAAACTAGAGATATTTTTATACTTTCAAAGGCTCATGCTGCAATGGCATTGTATGCGACTTTATACCATAGAGGCTTAATGAATAAACAAATGCTTTTGGGATATTACCAAAATGGAGGAACATTGCCAGCACACACAGATAGGAATTCTCATGCTTATATTGAGATTTCTGCAGGAAGTTTAGGGCATGGGTTACCCATTGGCATTGGCATGGCAATAGCTTTTAAAAAGAGTAAGGAAGATAGGAAGCGTAATGTTTATATTTTAATGGGTGATGGTGAGATTCAAGAAGGAAGTATTTGGGAAGCAGCAATGCTTGGAGCAAAGTTGAAGTTAGATAATATTGTAGT from Helicobacter colisuis includes:
- a CDS encoding radical SAM protein, which produces MQIINIPSHYNYIALFLTLSCNLSCSYCINLNERGSSRNSVSKKQIKPCEWVDFINRICLLDKKGNPREDIPLTLQGGEPTMYKGFYEVVNGVDSRFKLDLLTNFMFDVDEFIQRVPVEKFTRDAKYAAIRVSYHPGQNKIDDLIIKHHKMRDAGFYVGIYSVVTPQNVEHINEIREKCKKEGIDFRVKEYLGFDGKRWHGTYKYQDAISQKIEKYCECKTTELIVGPNGKIYRCHSDLYENRTPIGDILDSDFKIKDIYRPCYVYGHCNPCDIKVKTNRFQEFGHTSVDMKNIRDLTSDERAALNGGYFGI
- a CDS encoding radical SAM protein, translated to MSDIFRIDSHKLIFHPTRVSQWLESYGNWEKEKEIYPIYVEVSPYGACNHRCTFCGVDYMGYKNIKIDFEIYKQIIREIAELGVKSVMFAGEGEPMLHRDLDLMIEATKKAGIDVAITTNFVPIKLDKMPKILKNTTWIKASINAGNAKVYSQIHRTRENDFYRVLKNLEESIKIRQKIESSCTIGVQMLLLPQNYQTAIEFAITLRDIGVDYLVIKPYSQHLFSRTREYESLDYSQYLFLEKSLNELSSEEFSIIFRSDTMKKLTGNRNFYEKCYSTPYFWGYISANGEVYGCSCYLGDDRFSYGNINQKSFKQIWQSIKRQENIRFIQNDLDIKKCRVNCRMDSINRYLWELKHSNSHVNFI
- a CDS encoding radical SAM protein, yielding MKKFLLDSHKLHYHFERVAEFQKNGDCYPIYMEVSPVGLCNHRCIFCAYDYIDYPNRHLDKDRFLSFLDEVALLGLKSILYAGEGEPLIHKNIADFVKKTKEVGIDCGMFSNGELLSERLAEQLLPYLTFLRFSFNGGDAQTYAKVHKPSRNVGSNIGSGGGAYQLMSKVLHNIEYAVNFKNKNQLNVDLGSQFVLLPENKDTLLSAISHLKNAGVDFISVKPFVFQNEQQKYSERQGFISFDEIKDLAKEAKSYEDDNFKVIFRENAFLNKQNGRSYSHCYGCNFITTLNSAGDLATCLPYWNKEEFVYGNIYQDSFYEIWNGEKRKKIKSFLERDLNCQKCPTNCRPNAINEFLNDIFSKEIKHVNFI
- a CDS encoding transketolase — its product is MTQTAKEIRKTILQIANRAKSPHIGSALGCVDILSALYFKVLNLQDYETRDIFILSKAHAAMALYATLYHRGLMNKQMLLGYYQNGGTLPAHTDRNSHAYIEISAGSLGHGLPIGIGMAIAFKKSKEDRKRNVYILMGDGEIQEGSIWEAAMLGAKLKLDNIVVFIDRNDLQGYGRASELVEFEPLEDKWKAFGWDCIRVDGHCEEKIVEVVTNKRNRPLCVICDTIKGKGVEFMEDKLEWHYYLVTDEIYSKALEVLK